A genomic segment from Nitrospira sp. encodes:
- a CDS encoding RNA polymerase sigma factor for flagellar operon yields MDVRKATVAGNARKVIAEADRERVIQEFTHVVKAMAHRLAFRLPAYMDAEDLMSVGIIGLMDAMDKYDPTREAKFKTYAEFRIRGAMLDEIRSMDWIPRSVHERITLLQKTYSELLNRLGRPPTDQEVGKELNMSAEELDEFLTRSQGAVVVSLDDLGVQDADGHKIISMLTDPNQPDPLSVLVSERARHVLESAIQELPEKERTVLSLYYFEELTMKEIGQALKVTESRVCQIHSKAILHLKARLQPVEA; encoded by the coding sequence ATGGATGTTCGCAAAGCGACGGTGGCGGGGAATGCCCGGAAGGTGATTGCAGAAGCGGATCGGGAGCGGGTCATCCAAGAGTTCACCCACGTCGTGAAGGCCATGGCCCACCGGTTGGCCTTTCGGTTGCCGGCGTATATGGATGCCGAAGACCTGATGTCCGTCGGCATCATCGGCCTCATGGACGCCATGGATAAGTACGATCCGACCCGTGAAGCCAAGTTCAAGACCTATGCGGAGTTCCGCATTCGCGGCGCCATGCTCGATGAAATCCGTTCGATGGACTGGATTCCACGCTCGGTCCATGAGCGCATCACGCTCCTTCAGAAAACCTATTCTGAATTGTTGAATCGATTGGGCCGCCCGCCGACGGACCAGGAAGTGGGTAAGGAACTGAACATGTCGGCAGAAGAACTGGATGAATTCTTGACCCGCTCGCAAGGGGCGGTGGTCGTCAGTCTCGATGATCTCGGTGTGCAGGATGCGGACGGCCATAAGATCATCAGCATGTTGACCGATCCCAACCAGCCTGATCCCTTGTCCGTCTTGGTCAGTGAGAGGGCGCGGCATGTGTTGGAATCCGCCATCCAAGAGCTGCCGGAGAAAGAGCGCACCGTGCTCTCCCTCTACTATTTCGAGGAACTCACCATGAAAGAGATCGGGCAAGCGCTCAAGGTTACGGAGTCACGGGTCTGCCAGATCCATTCGAAAGCCATTCTCCACCTCAAGGCCCGACTGCAACCGGTCGAGGCCTGA
- a CDS encoding Flagellar synthesis regulator FleN, whose translation MTMQPGILDGQTKELDACVVPPRTQVITVTSGKGGVGKTNVVANTAIALAQTGKRVLVLDADLGLGNIDILLGLTPKYTLEHVLSKACRLEDIALAGPGGIVVLPASTGISHLTTLTETQQLILQEELERLASTMDVLLIDTGAGISSTVTYFAAAAQSIVVVVSPEPTSLTDAYALMKVLLRQYRERRFHVLVNMVKSPKDAARVFRKLEAAVSRFLHISLDYLGAIPLDDYVPMAVIQQRAVIDQFPHAPASRAFRELTEAVARLTPPTLPKGTVQFLWQQLVRTH comes from the coding sequence ATGACGATGCAACCAGGAATTCTGGACGGTCAGACGAAAGAACTCGACGCCTGTGTCGTTCCCCCCCGTACCCAGGTCATCACCGTAACGAGCGGCAAGGGCGGGGTCGGAAAAACCAATGTGGTGGCGAACACGGCCATTGCGCTGGCGCAAACCGGGAAACGGGTGCTCGTGCTCGATGCGGATCTCGGGTTGGGCAATATCGATATTTTGTTGGGCCTGACGCCGAAATACACCTTGGAACATGTGCTCAGCAAGGCCTGCCGTCTTGAAGATATCGCACTGGCCGGACCGGGCGGGATCGTCGTGCTCCCGGCCAGTACCGGCATTTCACATCTGACGACCTTGACGGAAACGCAACAGCTGATCCTACAGGAGGAACTGGAGCGGCTGGCCTCCACCATGGATGTCCTGTTGATCGACACGGGAGCGGGCATTTCCTCGACCGTCACCTATTTCGCGGCGGCGGCACAATCGATCGTGGTCGTGGTGTCCCCGGAACCGACGTCGTTGACCGATGCCTATGCCTTGATGAAGGTCCTGTTGCGGCAGTATCGGGAACGGCGGTTCCATGTGCTCGTCAATATGGTGAAGTCGCCGAAAGACGCGGCCCGGGTGTTTAGAAAGCTGGAGGCGGCCGTGAGCCGGTTTCTCCATATCTCGCTGGACTACCTGGGGGCGATTCCACTGGACGACTACGTCCCCATGGCCGTCATCCAGCAGCGCGCCGTGATCGATCAATTTCCTCATGCGCCGGCCAGCCGCGCGTTTCGAGAGCTCACCGAGGCGGTGGCACGGTTGACTCCGCCGACCCTTCCCAAAGGCACAGTGCAGTTCCTCTGGCAACAACTGGTGCGGACGCACTGA
- a CDS encoding Flagellar biosynthesis protein FlhF encodes MKVRTFHVKSMHEAIRSIKDTLGPDAVILSTKRVRSWDNGFGLLGGSVLEVMAAIEDDAAVPDPAPLLDHEDRPRPAVSSVPALPAEESRFQQTLQGAMDRSVERPRPLPLQAQVLTTKTRAMQESVQKKGDRHGPAIHSFQRVYEDLLGQGVEHATAESCLRELQSTLIDPSASRSHSSLHLLRTVLLAKIKTAGPLLGAGGQQKIALFIGPSGVGKTSTIAKLATQYGIVEQRSLALITMDTYRPAAVEQLRLYADVLGIDLSVAGSCEEVHGAIEQAREAELILIDTPGFNPYEPIAAQRWRGLLNGTAPVEVHLVLAAGTRVPDLVVSTGQCVDVPSLRLLFTKLDETTGYGGIFEAAHRTGVPLSYWGSGQRVPDDLMLAQVDRLGDLLLGGQMRPPVRSSNRPWHGQVEQATLPGNKTHW; translated from the coding sequence ATGAAGGTACGAACCTTTCACGTGAAATCGATGCACGAGGCCATTCGCTCGATCAAGGATACCCTCGGCCCGGATGCGGTGATCCTCTCCACGAAACGAGTGCGATCTTGGGACAACGGTTTCGGCCTGTTGGGCGGTTCCGTGTTGGAGGTCATGGCCGCCATCGAGGATGACGCCGCAGTACCGGATCCGGCGCCGTTGTTGGATCACGAGGACCGACCTCGTCCAGCCGTCTCGTCCGTGCCTGCGCTCCCGGCGGAAGAATCGCGGTTTCAACAAACCTTGCAGGGTGCGATGGACAGGTCCGTCGAGAGGCCGCGACCGTTACCCCTTCAAGCGCAGGTCCTCACAACAAAAACAAGGGCGATGCAGGAGTCGGTGCAGAAGAAGGGGGATCGTCACGGTCCCGCGATCCATTCCTTTCAACGTGTCTATGAAGATTTGCTCGGGCAGGGTGTGGAACATGCCACGGCGGAAAGTTGTCTGCGGGAATTGCAGTCGACGCTGATCGATCCGAGTGCGTCGCGCAGCCACTCCTCCTTGCATTTGCTGCGGACGGTCCTATTGGCCAAGATCAAGACCGCCGGTCCTCTGCTGGGTGCTGGCGGGCAGCAGAAGATCGCGCTGTTCATCGGTCCCAGCGGGGTCGGCAAGACTTCGACCATCGCCAAATTGGCCACGCAATACGGGATCGTCGAGCAGCGGAGCCTCGCACTGATCACGATGGACACCTATCGACCGGCGGCGGTAGAACAACTTCGTTTGTATGCGGACGTGCTGGGCATCGATCTTTCCGTCGCCGGTTCCTGTGAAGAAGTTCATGGAGCGATCGAACAGGCTCGCGAGGCCGAACTCATTCTGATCGATACGCCGGGGTTCAACCCTTACGAGCCCATCGCCGCCCAACGATGGAGAGGGTTGTTGAACGGCACCGCTCCCGTCGAGGTGCATCTGGTGCTTGCGGCGGGAACCAGAGTGCCGGATCTCGTGGTGAGTACGGGTCAATGCGTCGATGTGCCTTCCCTGCGTTTGTTGTTTACCAAACTCGATGAGACGACCGGGTACGGCGGCATCTTCGAAGCCGCCCATCGAACCGGAGTGCCCTTGTCCTACTGGGGATCCGGTCAACGGGTGCCTGATGACTTGATGTTGGCGCAAGTCGACCGTTTGGGCGACCTGCTCCTCGGGGGACAGATGAGGCCGCCGGTGCGATCTTCGAATCGCCCGTGGCATGGGCAGGTGGAACAGGCGACCTTGCCTGGAAACAAGACACATTGGTGA
- a CDS encoding Flagellar biosynthesis protein FlhA: protein MTNETASVPTTSLVKHPDILMSVGVVAILMVMLIPLPRFFLDLLLSFNITLSIIILLVGMQVRRPLEFSVFPSILLMVTLLRLALNIASTRLILLHGNEGVAAAGEVIRAFGNFVVGGNYTVGLVVFTILVIINFVVITKGAGRVAEVAARFTLDAMPGKQMSIDADLNAGLINDKEARQRRKEIAQEADFYGAMDGASKFVRGDAIAAVVITLVNILGGLTIGVLQQGMTLAAAAQTYTLLTVGEGLVAQLPALIVSTAAGIVITRAASEVNLGFEITRQVLISPKAVGTAAGILLALGLVPGLPHLAFLALGGMTAWMAYQINEQQKAAEAIPSQTAPQVKAEESSTQVVPLDLMEMQVGYGLINLVDGGRGGGLLDRIKGLRRQFAEQMGFVLPPIHIRDNLQLRPNEYATLLKGVELAKSEVMPAHVLAIDPGTAQRGIIHGLPTKEPAFGLPAMWVPEQDHERAQMAGYTVVDPGSAIATHLSEIIKRHAHELLGRQEVQGLLDQLGKNHPKLVEEVIPNLIPLGTLVRVLSHLLREGVPIRDLRSILETIADHAPTTKDPDILTEVARQALGRTITRQYLASDGSLPIIGLDPRLDRTLADQANSTPQGNQWIPDPQVAQKLLTALKQAAERMVRRGHQPVILCSPSLRRHLRKLTDRILHSVPILGLNEVDTVVRLQAIETVRLDLEVGETRSLV, encoded by the coding sequence ATGACCAACGAGACGGCATCGGTTCCCACGACCTCCCTGGTGAAACACCCCGACATTCTGATGTCCGTGGGAGTCGTGGCCATTCTCATGGTGATGTTGATTCCCTTGCCGCGCTTCTTTCTGGACCTGCTGCTGAGCTTCAACATCACCCTGTCCATCATCATCCTGCTGGTGGGCATGCAGGTCCGTCGCCCGCTCGAATTTTCCGTTTTTCCCTCGATTCTGCTGATGGTGACCCTGCTGCGGCTGGCTCTCAACATCGCCTCCACCAGACTCATTCTCCTGCACGGCAACGAAGGGGTGGCGGCCGCGGGCGAGGTCATCAGGGCCTTCGGCAATTTTGTCGTCGGCGGGAACTATACGGTCGGACTGGTGGTGTTCACGATCCTGGTCATCATCAACTTCGTGGTCATCACCAAGGGTGCCGGCCGAGTCGCGGAAGTGGCGGCGCGGTTCACGTTGGATGCGATGCCCGGCAAACAAATGAGCATCGATGCGGATTTGAACGCCGGTTTGATCAACGATAAGGAGGCGCGTCAACGGCGGAAAGAAATCGCGCAAGAAGCCGATTTTTACGGCGCGATGGACGGCGCCAGCAAATTCGTGCGCGGCGACGCCATTGCGGCGGTCGTCATCACGCTCGTGAATATTTTAGGCGGCTTGACCATCGGGGTGTTGCAACAGGGCATGACCTTGGCCGCAGCCGCGCAGACCTACACCTTGCTGACGGTCGGCGAAGGGTTGGTGGCGCAGCTCCCGGCCCTGATCGTCTCGACCGCGGCCGGTATCGTCATTACCAGGGCCGCATCCGAGGTCAATCTGGGCTTTGAAATCACCAGGCAGGTCCTCATTTCTCCGAAGGCGGTCGGCACCGCAGCAGGGATCTTACTCGCGTTGGGCCTGGTTCCAGGACTCCCCCATCTGGCCTTCCTGGCGCTCGGCGGAATGACCGCGTGGATGGCCTATCAAATCAACGAACAGCAGAAGGCGGCCGAAGCGATTCCGTCTCAAACCGCTCCGCAGGTCAAGGCCGAGGAATCCAGCACCCAGGTGGTGCCGTTGGATCTCATGGAAATGCAAGTGGGTTATGGCCTCATCAACCTGGTCGATGGAGGGCGGGGAGGCGGATTGCTCGATCGTATCAAGGGATTACGCCGTCAGTTTGCGGAACAGATGGGATTCGTCCTTCCGCCGATTCACATCCGGGACAATCTGCAGCTCAGACCGAACGAATATGCGACGCTCCTCAAGGGTGTCGAGTTGGCCAAATCGGAAGTCATGCCGGCCCATGTGCTGGCGATCGATCCCGGAACGGCCCAACGCGGAATCATCCACGGGCTCCCGACCAAAGAGCCGGCCTTCGGATTGCCGGCCATGTGGGTGCCGGAACAAGATCACGAACGGGCGCAGATGGCGGGCTATACGGTCGTCGACCCAGGCTCCGCCATCGCCACCCATCTGTCGGAGATCATCAAACGGCACGCCCACGAACTCCTGGGGCGGCAAGAAGTGCAGGGGTTGCTCGATCAACTGGGCAAGAACCATCCCAAACTGGTCGAGGAGGTCATCCCCAATCTGATTCCCTTGGGGACGCTGGTCCGGGTCCTGTCGCATCTTCTGCGCGAAGGGGTCCCGATCCGCGACTTGCGCAGTATCCTGGAAACCATTGCCGACCATGCGCCGACCACGAAGGATCCGGATATCCTGACGGAAGTAGCCCGGCAGGCCCTTGGACGGACCATTACCAGGCAATACCTCGCATCGGACGGTTCGTTGCCGATCATCGGACTGGATCCGCGGTTGGACCGTACCCTGGCGGACCAGGCCAATTCGACCCCGCAGGGCAACCAGTGGATTCCCGATCCGCAAGTGGCACAGAAACTGCTGACAGCATTGAAACAGGCTGCGGAGCGAATGGTCCGACGAGGGCATCAACCGGTGATCCTCTGTTCGCCCTCCTTGCGACGGCATCTGAGAAAGCTCACGGACCGCATCCTGCACTCCGTTCCGATATTGGGGCTGAACGAGGTGGATACGGTCGTGCGGTTGCAGGCGATCGAAACGGTGCGCCTCGACCTGGAAGTCGGTGAGACGAGGAGCCTGGTATGA
- a CDS encoding Flagellar biosynthesis protein FlhB — protein MAEGAQNRTEQATPKRKADARSKGQIALSRDAVLAIGLLGSTGTLYWMAPVIMERLRETLRMWLTSAMDETTHRTLSLDHLHLLLGEIALEVFLTLGPVVGGIAVIGVGANLMQTGFLWRQDGLQWDVSRISPIGGFSRLFSLRSFSELVKSWLKIVAIGWTGYLTIRDDMVRFSSLTQFGTEALLPTVGWATFKAVLMMGGAAAVLGAIDYGYQRYEWERGLRMSRDEIKEEHRAAEGDPGLKSKIRSTQKDMARKRMMAAVPKADVIVTNPTHLAVALRYDSKAMGAPIVVAKGAGFVAEKIREIGRHHGIMIVENKLVARTLYKLVEVGREVPEDLYRAVAEILAFVYRVRGKLPPA, from the coding sequence ATGGCTGAAGGCGCACAGAATCGGACCGAACAGGCGACGCCGAAACGCAAGGCGGATGCGCGCAGCAAGGGTCAGATCGCGCTCAGCCGCGACGCAGTCTTGGCGATCGGCCTCTTGGGAAGTACGGGAACCCTCTATTGGATGGCGCCGGTCATCATGGAGCGTCTGCGCGAGACTCTCCGGATGTGGCTGACGAGCGCCATGGACGAAACGACGCATCGGACCCTCAGTCTCGACCATTTGCACCTCCTGCTCGGAGAAATCGCACTGGAGGTGTTTCTGACGCTCGGGCCGGTGGTCGGAGGGATCGCCGTGATCGGCGTGGGGGCCAACCTCATGCAAACCGGCTTTCTCTGGCGGCAGGACGGGTTGCAATGGGATGTTTCTCGGATCAGTCCGATCGGCGGATTCTCACGGCTGTTTTCCCTCCGTTCGTTCAGCGAGTTGGTGAAATCGTGGCTCAAGATTGTGGCGATCGGATGGACCGGGTATCTCACGATTCGCGATGACATGGTCCGGTTCTCATCGTTGACCCAGTTCGGCACGGAGGCATTGTTGCCGACCGTGGGATGGGCCACGTTTAAGGCCGTGCTCATGATGGGCGGTGCGGCCGCAGTCCTCGGCGCCATCGACTATGGATATCAGCGTTACGAATGGGAGCGCGGGCTACGGATGTCGCGTGACGAGATCAAAGAAGAACATCGCGCCGCCGAGGGTGATCCGGGGCTCAAGTCGAAGATCCGCAGCACGCAGAAGGACATGGCGCGGAAGCGCATGATGGCGGCTGTGCCCAAAGCGGATGTGATCGTGACGAACCCGACTCACTTGGCGGTCGCGCTGCGATACGATTCGAAGGCCATGGGCGCGCCCATCGTCGTGGCGAAGGGGGCTGGGTTCGTCGCCGAGAAGATCCGGGAAATCGGCCGGCATCACGGCATTATGATCGTCGAAAACAAACTGGTGGCGCGCACTCTGTACAAGTTGGTCGAAGTAGGTCGAGAAGTTCCCGAAGATCTCTATCGCGCCGTCGCCGAGATCCTGGCGTTTGTGTATCGTGTGCGGGGCAAGTTGCCGCCGGCGTGA
- a CDS encoding Flagellar biosynthesis protein FliR: MNAAQTLHLALPHFQSFSIVLVRIAGIISVFPILNTRTIPTPLKAGLVTMLGLVLTPVIRLPSLPTDSAMVAAGMGNELLIGLTIGLAVRLLFSGFQMAGELIGTQMGFSAVQLFDPTTHQNAPLIAQFQLTLGSLVFLSLNAHLLVVHAIGMSYEFVPPFAATLSDNLADDIIRLAQNMLVVALKLAAPVFATLLIVNAILSILGRAVTQMNVFVLSFPITIAAGFLAMGLALPLTLSLFEQEFLALVEHMLALLKVLGHG; encoded by the coding sequence ATGAACGCCGCCCAGACCCTGCATCTTGCGTTGCCGCACTTTCAATCCTTTTCGATTGTGTTGGTGCGGATCGCCGGGATCATCAGCGTGTTTCCGATCCTCAATACCCGTACGATCCCGACACCACTCAAGGCCGGCTTGGTGACGATGCTGGGTCTGGTGCTCACCCCCGTCATTCGATTGCCCAGCTTGCCGACGGACTCGGCTATGGTGGCCGCAGGCATGGGCAATGAGTTGTTGATCGGCTTGACGATCGGCCTGGCCGTCCGGCTTCTGTTCTCGGGATTTCAAATGGCCGGTGAACTGATCGGTACCCAGATGGGCTTCAGCGCCGTTCAATTGTTCGATCCGACCACCCATCAGAACGCGCCGCTCATCGCACAATTTCAATTGACGCTCGGATCCCTGGTCTTCCTATCCCTCAACGCCCACCTGCTTGTGGTCCATGCCATCGGGATGAGTTATGAGTTCGTGCCGCCGTTCGCCGCCACTCTGTCCGACAACCTCGCCGACGACATCATCCGGCTGGCTCAGAACATGTTGGTGGTCGCGCTCAAGCTTGCGGCGCCGGTATTCGCCACGCTGTTGATCGTCAATGCCATCCTGTCGATTCTCGGGCGGGCCGTGACCCAGATGAACGTCTTCGTGCTCAGTTTTCCGATTACGATTGCGGCGGGGTTCCTCGCCATGGGCCTGGCATTGCCCTTGACCCTCTCCCTGTTCGAACAGGAATTCTTGGCATTGGTGGAGCACATGCTCGCGCTGTTGAAGGTGTTGGGCCATGGCTGA
- a CDS encoding Flagellar biosynthesis protein FliQ, whose protein sequence is MTPEAVTEIGRQAIETAMLVSAPVLGLSLIVGLLVSTFQAMTQINEATLTFVPKVLAVFAATLLFLPWMMGVLIAFMTQIITNIPNLIHS, encoded by the coding sequence ATGACGCCTGAAGCCGTGACGGAAATCGGTCGCCAAGCCATCGAGACCGCGATGTTGGTCTCCGCACCGGTGCTGGGGTTGAGCCTGATCGTCGGCCTGTTGGTCAGCACCTTCCAGGCGATGACGCAGATCAACGAAGCCACCTTGACGTTCGTGCCGAAGGTGCTGGCGGTGTTTGCGGCGACCCTCCTGTTTCTGCCTTGGATGATGGGGGTCTTGATCGCCTTCATGACTCAGATCATCACGAACATTCCGAACCTCATCCATTCGTAG
- a CDS encoding Flagellar biosynthesis protein FliP encodes MRPADPTPLVANPTAALSQRLCRLLSLSLFLVCCLCHVSSAQADGPSLTLDLGQGGPKQTAVVLQILALLTVLSLAPALFIMVTSFTRMVIVLSFLRQALGTQQVPPNQVLISLALFLTMFVMAPVGQAVYKDSLQPLLAEQIGYDEAWNRGIQPIRTFMLKQMRDKDLELFLELAHAPKPAQVEQVPTHVIIPAFVLSELRISFQIGFLLYIPFLIVDMVVASVLMSMGMMLLPPVMISLPFKLILFVLADGWYLVVGSMVKSFQ; translated from the coding sequence GTGCGTCCAGCTGATCCGACGCCGCTTGTGGCAAATCCTACGGCGGCCTTGTCGCAGAGACTCTGCCGCCTGCTCAGCCTCAGCCTGTTCCTCGTCTGTTGCCTCTGCCATGTCTCATCGGCCCAGGCCGACGGGCCCTCGCTGACGCTCGACCTCGGTCAAGGCGGGCCCAAACAGACGGCGGTGGTCCTGCAAATCCTCGCGCTTCTGACGGTGCTTTCATTGGCACCCGCCCTGTTCATCATGGTGACCTCCTTCACCAGAATGGTCATCGTGCTGTCGTTCCTCCGGCAGGCTCTCGGCACGCAACAGGTGCCGCCCAACCAAGTCCTCATCAGTCTGGCGCTGTTCCTCACCATGTTCGTCATGGCGCCGGTCGGACAGGCGGTTTACAAAGATTCCCTGCAGCCGCTCCTGGCGGAGCAAATCGGCTATGACGAAGCCTGGAATCGCGGCATCCAACCGATTCGCACCTTCATGTTGAAACAGATGCGCGACAAGGATCTCGAACTCTTTTTGGAATTGGCGCATGCGCCCAAACCCGCCCAGGTGGAGCAGGTTCCGACGCATGTGATCATTCCCGCCTTCGTCCTGAGCGAACTGCGGATCTCGTTTCAGATCGGCTTCCTGCTCTACATCCCGTTCCTCATCGTCGATATGGTGGTGGCCAGCGTGTTGATGTCCATGGGGATGATGCTGCTGCCGCCCGTCATGATTTCGCTCCCGTTCAAACTGATTCTGTTCGTCCTCGCCGACGGCTGGTATCTGGTCGTCGGATCGATGGTCAAGAGTTTTCAATAG
- a CDS encoding Flagellar motor switch protein FliN has translation MGNADITTPSDHSNAAAGEMNPQAASFPQVDDQGAVPGNKNIEFVLDIPLQVTVQIGSTRMLIRELLQLGQGSVIELNKLAGEPMEVLVNNKLVARGEVVVVNEKFGIRLTDVVSPNQRIQQLG, from the coding sequence ATGGGCAACGCCGACATCACGACCCCGTCGGACCATTCCAATGCCGCCGCCGGCGAGATGAATCCCCAGGCTGCCTCGTTTCCCCAGGTCGACGACCAGGGAGCGGTGCCGGGCAATAAAAATATCGAATTCGTACTCGATATTCCGCTGCAGGTCACGGTGCAGATCGGCTCCACCCGCATGTTGATACGAGAGCTGCTCCAATTGGGGCAGGGATCCGTCATCGAACTCAACAAGCTGGCCGGTGAGCCGATGGAGGTGCTGGTCAACAACAAATTGGTCGCCCGCGGCGAAGTCGTGGTGGTGAACGAAAAATTCGGCATTCGTCTCACGGACGTCGTGAGCCCGAACCAGCGGATTCAACAACTGGGGTAA
- a CDS encoding Flagellar motor switch protein FliM: MDKILSQEEIDALMGGVMSGEVDTAPKEEEDPSGIKTYNLTQQERIIRGRMPTMEMINDRFTRQQSLSWSSLLREKIEFSVVGTQIIKFGDFIQKVPVPSSFNLFMVEPLRGNGLYIMDAMLVYLIVDYFFGGKAQTHVKPEGREFTPIQVRLIKKVVQQALADLEKAWQAVMQVKIGYCRSESNPQFAMVVTTSEIVVVVTLQVHLGEISRDMFIAYPYSMLEPIKEKLYSGLFADNVEQDSSWGSRFRDSLQECDVAMTVQLGTARISVQDLLNFTLGDVLMLDQHPGDPLVCLVEGDPKFHGQPGVFKGNHACRVTKVLN; the protein is encoded by the coding sequence ATGGACAAGATACTCTCGCAGGAAGAAATCGACGCGTTGATGGGCGGGGTGATGTCCGGCGAGGTCGATACGGCCCCGAAGGAGGAGGAAGATCCGAGCGGCATCAAGACCTACAACCTGACCCAGCAGGAGCGCATCATCCGTGGGCGTATGCCCACGATGGAAATGATCAACGACCGTTTTACGCGCCAGCAATCCCTCTCCTGGAGCAGCCTCCTGCGGGAGAAAATCGAATTCAGCGTCGTCGGCACGCAGATCATCAAGTTCGGAGACTTCATCCAAAAAGTCCCGGTCCCGTCCTCCTTCAACCTGTTCATGGTGGAACCGTTGCGCGGCAACGGCCTCTACATCATGGATGCGATGCTGGTCTATCTCATCGTGGACTATTTCTTCGGCGGGAAGGCGCAAACCCACGTCAAGCCCGAAGGGAGAGAGTTCACCCCGATTCAGGTCAGGCTGATCAAGAAGGTCGTGCAGCAAGCGCTCGCCGATCTGGAGAAGGCCTGGCAGGCGGTCATGCAGGTGAAAATCGGCTATTGTCGATCCGAGAGTAACCCGCAATTCGCCATGGTGGTGACCACGTCGGAGATCGTCGTGGTGGTCACCCTGCAAGTTCACCTGGGCGAAATCTCCCGCGACATGTTCATCGCCTATCCCTACTCCATGTTGGAGCCGATCAAGGAAAAACTCTATTCAGGACTCTTCGCCGACAATGTCGAGCAGGACAGTAGTTGGGGCAGCCGCTTCAGAGACTCGCTGCAGGAATGCGATGTGGCGATGACGGTGCAGTTGGGAACGGCCCGCATCAGCGTGCAGGACTTGCTGAACTTCACACTGGGCGACGTGTTGATGCTCGACCAGCATCCAGGCGACCCGCTGGTCTGCCTCGTCGAAGGTGATCCGAAATTTCATGGCCAGCCTGGCGTGTTCAAGGGCAATCATGCCTGTCGCGTCACCAAAGTGTTGAACTAG
- a CDS encoding Flagellar basal body-associated protein FliL yields MAEAAEEKVPVAPTGIPMKTVLILVAGTLVLGLGGAFAMFKMMSGSSGEKPAVAEDAAEKSAGHGAPEPKEGGHGAAGAAGAIADLDPFIVNLADSPEVRYLKVTMKLEMDSFGAVEDVKARTPQIRDTILVLLTGLDSVTARSPQGKHKLREDVTQRVNGLLPKKSVKSAYFTEFVIQ; encoded by the coding sequence ATGGCAGAAGCAGCTGAAGAAAAAGTGCCCGTGGCGCCCACCGGGATTCCCATGAAGACGGTCCTCATCCTCGTCGCCGGGACCCTGGTCCTCGGATTGGGCGGAGCCTTTGCGATGTTCAAGATGATGTCCGGATCCTCCGGTGAAAAACCTGCGGTTGCCGAAGACGCTGCGGAAAAGTCGGCGGGGCACGGGGCACCCGAACCAAAAGAAGGGGGGCACGGTGCCGCGGGCGCAGCCGGAGCGATCGCCGATCTGGACCCCTTCATCGTCAACCTCGCCGATTCCCCGGAAGTGCGGTATCTCAAGGTCACGATGAAGCTGGAGATGGACAGTTTCGGCGCGGTCGAAGATGTCAAGGCGCGGACACCGCAGATCCGCGATACGATCCTGGTGTTGTTGACCGGCTTGGATTCCGTCACCGCCCGTTCACCGCAAGGAAAACACAAGTTGCGCGAAGACGTGACCCAGCGCGTCAACGGCCTGTTGCCCAAGAAATCGGTCAAGTCGGCGTACTTTACGGAATTCGTCATTCAATAG